In one window of Pseudomonadota bacterium DNA:
- the aroC gene encoding chorismate synthase has translation MAGSTFGRIFTVTTWGESHGTAVGATIDGCPPGLELTEEDLQRDLDRRRPGQGGPAASPRKEPDKVQILSGIFEGRTTGTPISLAIFNQDAHSKSYDHLKNIFRPGHGDITYLKKYGIRDHRGGGRASARETAARVAAGAVARKLLAGEGIKVTTYTVALGGIVAAGRDLAVISENPLSCPDREAAARMEERIELVRKEGDTLGGVVEILVTGCPAGLGEPVFDKLDGDLARALMSIGAVKGVEIGAGFAAAAMKGSENNDPITGDGFIGNNAGGILAGISSGQEIVARVAVKPIPSIAKEQKTIDLDGNEVKVKIGGRHDISAIPRILPVCEAMVALTLADHLLRQRTVHKP, from the coding sequence ATGGCGGGGAGTACCTTCGGCAGAATATTTACGGTGACGACCTGGGGAGAATCCCATGGCACGGCAGTCGGGGCAACGATTGACGGCTGTCCTCCGGGTCTTGAACTCACGGAAGAAGATCTCCAGCGGGATCTCGACCGGCGCAGGCCGGGCCAGGGCGGACCGGCTGCAAGCCCTCGCAAGGAGCCGGACAAGGTGCAGATTCTTTCCGGAATATTTGAGGGCAGGACCACCGGCACCCCCATCTCTCTTGCGATTTTCAACCAGGATGCTCACAGCAAATCGTATGATCACCTGAAGAATATTTTCCGGCCCGGTCATGGCGATATTACTTATCTGAAAAAATACGGAATCCGCGATCACCGGGGCGGCGGCAGGGCTTCGGCCCGGGAGACCGCAGCGCGGGTGGCCGCCGGGGCGGTGGCCAGAAAACTGCTGGCGGGCGAGGGGATCAAGGTTACCACTTATACCGTGGCCCTTGGCGGCATTGTTGCTGCAGGGAGGGATCTTGCGGTGATCTCGGAAAACCCCCTTTCCTGCCCTGATCGTGAAGCGGCGGCGCGGATGGAGGAGCGGATTGAACTGGTCCGCAAAGAGGGCGACACCCTGGGCGGAGTGGTCGAGATTCTGGTCACCGGCTGCCCGGCCGGACTTGGTGAACCGGTGTTCGACAAACTCGACGGAGACCTTGCCCGGGCGCTCATGTCGATCGGGGCGGTCAAGGGGGTCGAGATCGGCGCCGGATTTGCGGCCGCCGCCATGAAGGGGTCCGAAAACAACGATCCGATCACCGGGGACGGATTTATCGGCAATAATGCCGGGGGAATTCTTGCCGGGATCTCAAGCGGCCAGGAGATTGTCGCCCGGGTGGCGGTGAAACCCATCCCGTCCATCGCCAAAGAGCAGAAGACCATCGACCTAGACGGCAATGAGGTCAAGGTCAAGATCGGCGGCCGACACGATATTTCGGCGATCCCGAGGATCCTGCCGGTCTGTGAAGCGATGGTCGCGTTAACCCTCGCCGATCATCTCCTCCGTCAGCGGACGGTACACAAACCCTGA